A single region of the Methanobrevibacter boviskoreani JH1 genome encodes:
- the recJ gene encoding single-stranded-DNA-specific exonuclease RecJ has protein sequence MEELPTQMKQLYKEAKEIILNNEDIKIYSHNDCDGISSGAILSIIMDRLGKDYEIEFVSLDKLEDLPLTHKLTIFSDLGSGQPVEKYATEDSEIIILDHHPPLRDLNYRDTKDFKFLEINPMHFGINGSYYICGGGLCYYLAKEFGYDDLSWIGVLSAVGDMQNTHTGKMEGLNKLILNDAIKGGYVKKIGDLSIYGRETRPLFVALSYFSDVTLPITNSKTECIALLNELNIPKTTDDHYTTLSDLTKPEKSRLFSALVKMLSREVSGKYVEYIPKLVAADSYEFLQEEDHTFLRDASEFSTAMNACARNKEEMVALKILKGNRSDALDELEYISRNHRRYLALKIQEVQESHAIVEMNNIQYFDGSGIRSEVVGTITGMVLSYGNWRKPIIGFTQVSEDNDDLKISLRCSRLLAYDGVHFGNIIREVAQDLGGNGGGHAVACGAYIPKECKEEFLKTFDEKLEGKL, from the coding sequence ATTGAAGAGTTACCTACCCAAATGAAACAATTATACAAGGAAGCTAAAGAGATTATTCTTAATAATGAAGATATTAAAATTTACAGCCATAATGATTGTGATGGAATATCTTCAGGAGCAATTCTTTCAATAATTATGGATAGACTAGGTAAAGATTATGAGATAGAGTTTGTTTCTCTTGATAAACTAGAAGATTTACCATTAACCCATAAACTTACCATTTTCTCAGATCTAGGTTCCGGACAACCTGTTGAAAAATATGCAACTGAAGACTCCGAAATCATAATATTGGACCATCACCCTCCACTTAGGGATTTAAACTACAGGGATACAAAAGACTTTAAATTCCTTGAGATAAATCCGATGCATTTTGGAATTAATGGTTCATATTATATTTGTGGTGGGGGATTATGTTATTATCTTGCTAAAGAATTCGGATATGATGATTTAAGTTGGATTGGAGTTCTATCCGCTGTAGGAGATATGCAAAATACCCATACCGGTAAAATGGAAGGCCTTAATAAGCTCATATTAAATGATGCGATAAAGGGAGGATATGTAAAAAAGATAGGTGACTTATCTATTTATGGTCGGGAAACAAGACCATTATTTGTAGCGTTGTCCTATTTCTCAGACGTGACCTTGCCAATCACAAACAGTAAGACAGAATGTATTGCATTGTTAAATGAATTAAATATACCTAAAACAACAGATGATCATTATACAACCTTAAGTGACCTTACAAAACCGGAAAAAAGCAGATTGTTCTCCGCACTTGTTAAAATGTTATCCAGGGAAGTTTCTGGAAAATATGTTGAATATATTCCGAAACTTGTAGCTGCAGATAGTTATGAATTCCTACAGGAAGAGGACCATACATTTCTACGTGATGCGTCAGAATTTTCAACCGCAATGAATGCATGTGCAAGAAATAAGGAGGAAATGGTCGCACTTAAAATATTGAAAGGCAATAGGTCAGATGCATTAGATGAACTTGAATATATCTCAAGAAACCATAGAAGATACTTGGCCTTAAAGATTCAGGAAGTCCAAGAGTCACATGCCATTGTTGAGATGAATAACATTCAATACTTTGACGGTAGTGGAATTAGAAGTGAGGTAGTTGGAACCATAACCGGAATGGTATTGTCTTACGGAAATTGGAGAAAACCGATTATAGGATTTACACAGGTAAGTGAAGACAACGATGATTTAAAAATCTCACTTAGATGTTCAAGGCTACTGGCATATGATGGAGTTCATTTTGGAAACATTATCCGTGAGGTTGCACAGGATTTAGGTGGTAACGGTGGAGGACATGCTGTGGCATGTGGTGCATACATTCCAAAAGAGTGTAAAGAGGAATTTTTAAAAACCTTTGATGAAAAACTAGAAGGTAAATTATAA
- a CDS encoding RDD family protein — protein sequence MVSMMVKRTVAYILDFLVVSAFMWPISYLLYLFVNPVMRYQIFHYFIVVAPILIIIYFTFFEKLRGTTVGKMLMFIEVEDEKGGPITYRQAIIRSVSKLWWFPIVFDYLIGLLYGTKDERLLGQLSHTKVVEEDKSKFNS from the coding sequence ATGGTGTCAATGATGGTTAAAAGAACAGTTGCATATATCTTGGACTTTTTAGTAGTCTCTGCATTTATGTGGCCTATTTCATATCTTTTGTATCTGTTTGTTAATCCTGTAATGAGATATCAGATTTTCCATTATTTTATAGTTGTAGCTCCAATTTTAATAATTATCTATTTTACTTTCTTTGAAAAGTTAAGGGGCACAACCGTTGGAAAAATGTTGATGTTTATTGAGGTTGAGGATGAGAAGGGCGGTCCAATTACCTACAGGCAGGCCATTATTAGATCTGTTTCAAAATTATGGTGGTTCCCAATTGTATTTGACTATCTAATTGGTCTTCTATATGGAACTAAAGATGAACGTCTTTTAGGTCAACTATCTCATACAAAGGTTGTAGAAGAGGATAAATCAAAATTCAACTCTTGA
- a CDS encoding CRISPR-associated protein Cas4 — protein sequence MENKDIDNYSSYDYENHPNIKGVQVINGVNNFPISWLNIQGYCEYELYLQYFKGVVAPPTMAMRTGTKVHNQLEQEFKKTAKPASFKETMETSKTIETKTREMFIIEPEYGIRGFIDEVQMTPNEFIIIDDKPGTRAYPSQINQVRAYCLAFKSLVEREDENNTRKIIGALRQRGTDNVFYAEEFDEDVEKEIIYLINRMQGLFDGTKPFIPTKNPNKCKSCRFNDVCEYNQS from the coding sequence ATGGAAAATAAAGATATTGATAATTATTCTAGCTATGATTATGAAAACCATCCGAATATTAAAGGAGTTCAGGTAATTAACGGTGTTAATAATTTCCCAATTAGCTGGTTAAACATTCAAGGTTACTGTGAATATGAATTGTACCTACAATATTTTAAGGGGGTTGTAGCACCTCCAACTATGGCCATGAGAACGGGCACTAAAGTTCATAATCAATTAGAACAGGAATTTAAAAAAACAGCAAAACCTGCAAGCTTTAAAGAAACAATGGAAACATCAAAAACAATTGAAACTAAAACCCGTGAAATGTTTATTATAGAGCCGGAATATGGTATACGCGGTTTTATAGATGAGGTTCAAATGACCCCTAATGAGTTTATTATTATAGATGATAAACCTGGAACTAGGGCTTATCCATCACAGATAAACCAGGTCAGGGCATATTGCTTGGCATTTAAATCCCTTGTTGAAAGGGAGGATGAAAACAATACCCGTAAGATCATAGGTGCTTTAAGACAAAGAGGTACTGACAATGTTTTCTACGCTGAGGAATTTGACGAGGATGTTGAAAAGGAGATTATATATTTAATCAATAGAATGCAGGGTTTGTTTGATGGCACGAAACCCTTTATTCCAACAAAAAACCCGAATAAATGTAAGAGTTGTAGATTTAATGATGTATGTGAATATAATCAATCATGA
- a CDS encoding thermonuclease family protein, producing MEKIVYYIIIALVIMTGVMCGVAYSQINSNHDMDDNGSKMNSDNGPIIVEDNPNNNSSLDSNQTPTNNNSANLTGNQNQTNNSLDNIKESLSKNSENQENKSIASTNKQSTNNNQNHEKNTDPYNNQKTNNDTQNQENINTPINNESNLTENDSSNYEVTGFCTRVIDGSTIEIETDDGIRERVRFVGLKTPKEGEDGYDESKNLITERCLNKTVYLDVDDAKNKDADNYTLAIVYDENGENLNQILLKNGFAEVMYIPPSEFKKGLGVV from the coding sequence ATGGAAAAAATTGTTTATTATATAATAATTGCTCTAGTTATAATGACTGGTGTAATGTGTGGAGTGGCATACAGTCAAATTAACAGTAATCATGATATGGATGATAATGGCAGCAAAATGAACAGTGATAATGGTCCCATTATTGTTGAGGACAATCCCAATAACAACAGTAGCCTAGATTCAAATCAGACACCAACAAACAATAATAGTGCAAATTTAACTGGAAACCAGAACCAGACAAATAATAGCCTAGACAATATTAAAGAAAGTTTAAGTAAAAACAGCGAAAATCAGGAAAATAAGAGTATTGCAAGTACCAATAAGCAATCTACAAACAACAATCAAAACCATGAAAAAAATACCGACCCCTACAATAATCAAAAGACAAACAACGATACACAAAACCAGGAAAATATAAACACACCTATTAATAACGAAAGCAATTTAACTGAGAATGACTCATCAAATTATGAAGTTACAGGATTTTGTACCAGGGTAATTGATGGAAGCACTATTGAAATCGAGACTGATGACGGCATTAGGGAAAGGGTTAGGTTTGTTGGACTAAAAACACCCAAGGAAGGAGAGGACGGATATGATGAATCTAAAAACCTTATTACAGAGAGATGTTTAAATAAAACTGTTTATCTTGATGTAGACGATGCAAAAAACAAAGATGCTGATAATTATACCCTTGCAATAGTATACGATGAAAATGGTGAAAATCTAAATCAAATACTTCTTAAAAACGGATTTGCAGAGGTAATGTATATACCTCCATCCGAATTCAAGAAGGGTTTAGGTGTAGTTTAA
- the hypE gene encoding hydrogenase expression/formation protein HypE codes for MKIGMNHGAGGAVMEKLIKDTILENISKTSVNGGVGLDALDDGATIPVGDYEIVVTTDGHTVNPLFFPGGDIGRIAAAGTINDVSMMGAKPLCITNAMIVAEGFDIDDMDRIMKSMDSTCKEADVAVVAGDTKVMESSKLDGIVIVTTGVGIAKKGEIIKDSTLEPGDKIIVTGSIGDHGMSLMSFREGFGFETDLKSDCAPMWGIVEKALKVGGVTAMKDPTRGGFANAINEMADKSGVGVILQNDAIPIKREVHAVSEMLGIDPFEVANEGKVVMGVKADKADEVLEAIKTDKYGKDAAIVGEVVEGEKVIIETGVGGQRILETPIADPVPRVC; via the coding sequence ATGAAGATTGGAATGAACCATGGTGCTGGTGGAGCAGTTATGGAAAAACTTATTAAGGATACTATCTTAGAAAATATATCTAAAACATCAGTTAATGGTGGTGTAGGTTTAGATGCATTAGACGATGGTGCTACCATACCTGTAGGTGACTATGAGATAGTTGTTACTACTGATGGCCATACCGTAAATCCATTATTCTTCCCAGGTGGGGACATTGGTAGAATTGCTGCTGCCGGTACTATTAATGATGTATCAATGATGGGTGCAAAACCTTTATGTATTACAAACGCTATGATTGTTGCAGAGGGATTTGATATTGATGACATGGATAGAATAATGAAATCTATGGATTCAACTTGTAAGGAAGCAGATGTTGCAGTAGTTGCTGGAGATACTAAGGTTATGGAATCTAGTAAATTAGATGGAATTGTAATTGTAACCACTGGTGTGGGTATTGCAAAGAAAGGGGAAATTATTAAGGATTCTACCTTAGAACCTGGCGATAAGATCATTGTAACTGGTAGTATTGGTGATCATGGTATGAGTCTCATGTCCTTTAGGGAAGGATTCGGATTTGAAACTGATTTAAAATCTGACTGTGCACCTATGTGGGGTATTGTTGAAAAGGCCCTTAAAGTTGGTGGAGTCACTGCAATGAAAGATCCTACCCGTGGTGGTTTTGCAAATGCCATTAATGAAATGGCGGATAAATCCGGTGTAGGTGTAATACTACAAAATGATGCTATTCCAATTAAAAGGGAAGTTCATGCTGTATCTGAAATGTTGGGAATCGACCCATTTGAAGTTGCAAATGAGGGAAAAGTTGTAATGGGTGTAAAAGCAGATAAAGCAGATGAGGTTCTTGAAGCTATTAAAACCGATAAATATGGTAAAGATGCTGCAATCGTTGGTGAGGTTGTAGAAGGTGAAAAGGTTATTATAGAAACAGGTGTTGGTGGACAAAGAATTCTTGAAACACCTATTGCAGATCCAGTACCTAGGGTATGTTAA
- a CDS encoding signal recognition particle subunit SRP19/SEC65 family protein: protein MKNEFTVIWPVYIDSNRTISEGRKIAKDESVDDPSLKEIRKACYKLHLQPAIEKYKSYPGSWYEHSGRVTVKTDMKKNELLRAVASKINNEIRKY, encoded by the coding sequence ATGAAAAATGAATTCACTGTAATATGGCCAGTATATATAGATTCTAATAGAACAATTTCCGAAGGTCGTAAAATAGCTAAAGATGAGTCTGTGGATGATCCTTCACTTAAAGAAATCAGAAAAGCTTGTTATAAACTACACCTACAGCCAGCAATTGAAAAATATAAAAGTTATCCCGGTTCATGGTATGAACATTCCGGAAGGGTAACTGTAAAAACAGATATGAAAAAAAATGAACTTTTAAGGGCTGTAGCAAGTAAAATAAATAATGAAATACGAAAATATTAG
- a CDS encoding DUF7839 domain-containing protein, giving the protein MEVFKKRGSMTKFQILSEISKQEPHLKQKDLADRLGITVQAVSENIKSLIDEGYITSKEGRSPYKITQEGIKKVKRDAITLRKYSDSVLEIMDHYQSVWPAIAKEDIEKGDKVGIFMEKGLLYASHKEQSANAIAISPAKTGEDVALGELTGLIDLKIGKVLIITIPTIKEGGSAVTDLDLIESIYKNGFKEWGENNQIDKVAVIGTVAHAITNKLNLPIDIEFAVAASTASAARKGLNVMALSVGNMTKSFIKEVEKEDVNYNVINGKL; this is encoded by the coding sequence ATGGAAGTATTCAAAAAAAGAGGTTCCATGACAAAATTTCAAATATTGAGTGAAATTTCAAAGCAAGAACCTCATCTTAAGCAAAAAGACTTAGCTGACCGTTTAGGAATAACAGTACAAGCAGTTTCTGAAAATATCAAATCATTAATCGATGAAGGTTATATTACTTCTAAAGAAGGACGTTCACCATATAAGATTACCCAGGAAGGTATTAAAAAAGTTAAAAGGGATGCAATCACATTACGTAAATACTCAGATAGTGTTTTAGAGATTATGGACCACTATCAATCAGTATGGCCTGCAATTGCAAAGGAAGATATTGAAAAAGGAGATAAAGTAGGAATATTTATGGAAAAGGGTCTACTTTATGCAAGCCATAAGGAGCAATCAGCTAATGCAATAGCGATTTCCCCTGCTAAAACTGGTGAAGATGTAGCTTTAGGTGAACTTACCGGATTGATTGATTTAAAGATTGGTAAGGTCCTAATTATCACCATACCTACTATCAAAGAAGGAGGATCTGCGGTAACCGATTTGGATTTAATAGAAAGTATCTATAAAAACGGATTTAAAGAATGGGGAGAAAACAATCAAATAGATAAGGTAGCTGTGATTGGTACCGTCGCACATGCCATAACAAATAAACTAAATTTACCTATCGATATTGAATTTGCAGTAGCTGCATCAACTGCCTCAGCCGCTAGAAAGGGACTTAATGTCATGGCCTTATCTGTAGGAAACATGACTAAAAGCTTCATTAAAGAAGTTGAAAAAGAGGATGTTAATTACAATGTAATTAATGGAAAACTCTAA
- a CDS encoding DEAD/DEAH box helicase codes for MGNISFNDFKISNEIKKAVEEMGFEEPTPIQKLAIPPALNGKDVIGQAQTGSGKTVAYAIPALNKIWIPDKSPQVLVLTPTRELAIQVAGEFAKLSEFMDKIRILPVYGGQPIGRQTRVLKKGVHIVIGTCGRVLDHLRKGTLDISSIETLVLDEADEMLDMGFIEDIEDIIAQTPKQRQTLLFSATMPNEIKIIAQKYQNNPKFLKVKETRLTVPKIEQYYFETPRNKKISVLCNLLDMYDINLALVFCNTIKQVDFLQKKLKSRGYSVGAIHGKMKQDKRNRVMNKFRKGKIDILIATDVAARGIDVENVDVVFNYDVPNSDEFYVHRIGRTGRAGKVGYAFTFVSGRDVKYLRSIQEYTHTKIKQRKAPTFEDVENRRYNIILSDVKKVIDNDNLDSDIKLIENLILDDYNSVEIAAALLRLLKKEKDN; via the coding sequence ATGGGAAATATTAGTTTTAATGATTTTAAAATATCAAATGAGATTAAAAAAGCCGTGGAGGAAATGGGTTTTGAAGAGCCGACTCCCATCCAAAAATTGGCTATTCCTCCGGCATTAAATGGTAAGGACGTTATTGGTCAAGCACAAACAGGTAGTGGAAAAACGGTGGCCTATGCAATTCCTGCTTTAAACAAGATTTGGATTCCTGATAAGTCACCACAGGTTCTTGTTTTAACTCCCACACGTGAATTGGCTATCCAGGTTGCAGGGGAATTTGCCAAGTTATCAGAATTTATGGATAAAATCAGGATTTTACCTGTTTATGGAGGTCAGCCTATTGGAAGACAGACCAGGGTATTGAAGAAAGGAGTCCATATTGTAATTGGTACATGTGGACGTGTACTTGATCATTTGAGAAAAGGAACATTGGATATTTCATCTATTGAAACCCTTGTCTTGGATGAGGCTGATGAAATGTTGGATATGGGGTTCATTGAGGATATCGAAGACATAATCGCTCAGACGCCTAAACAAAGACAAACTTTACTTTTCTCAGCAACAATGCCAAATGAAATAAAAATAATTGCACAGAAATATCAGAACAATCCTAAATTTTTAAAGGTTAAGGAAACCAGGTTAACCGTTCCCAAAATTGAGCAATATTATTTTGAGACTCCAAGAAACAAGAAAATATCTGTTCTATGTAATCTTCTGGATATGTATGATATTAATCTAGCATTAGTTTTCTGCAATACAATAAAACAGGTGGATTTCTTACAGAAAAAACTTAAAAGTAGGGGATATTCCGTTGGAGCTATCCATGGAAAAATGAAACAGGATAAAAGAAACAGAGTAATGAATAAGTTTCGTAAAGGTAAAATAGATATTCTCATTGCAACTGATGTGGCTGCAAGAGGTATTGATGTAGAGAATGTGGATGTTGTTTTTAACTATGACGTACCTAATAGTGATGAGTTTTATGTTCATAGGATTGGTAGAACAGGAAGGGCTGGAAAGGTAGGTTATGCTTTTACCTTTGTATCCGGAAGGGATGTCAAATATCTAAGAAGTATTCAGGAATACACCCATACTAAGATAAAACAGAGAAAGGCTCCTACATTTGAGGATGTGGAGAACAGACGGTACAATATAATATTGTCTGATGTTAAAAAGGTTATTGATAATGATAACTTGGATAGTGATATAAAGTTGATTGAGAATTTGATCTTAGATGACTATAATTCCGTTGAAATTGCAGCTGCCTTGTTAAGGCTTTTAAAAAAAGAGAAAGATAATTAA
- a CDS encoding right-handed parallel beta-helix repeat-containing protein produces the protein MRSYKLMIFLVLIIGILSIGAVSASDLNNAYTSDNGSQLLDNSNTVDINSSNNVGADSQVLSSTENYRNSTVSPSNNTPIKTSNTIQVSSSNYDTYFNDSGFVKSGISSGDTVDLTGTFNNKNFIFDIPVTVTSSSNAKLNNCTVKITKGGDGSTISNLQFENYLSHGIGVFVSNVSDVVINNINFYGDGNGAYGIFLNNTNNSKVISNRVTTKSASSDQKWTRPAIVLSNSFYNIIDKNYVEVEDSNGIYLSKYNGGVSDYNNITNNVVNYTYASVTSWSYGINLMGSYNIAENNTVIGAYRGIVTQTGAGNQIINNTLINLNGVDYSTGSITGGDCAIELTPNSIAIGNKIINSSVANGIHISGDNVNVINNTIDCTLDNSVGVSVEGSNASVVGNLITARSNGIFVVGPISNILINNNTVNTDSIGILVKKQSRVKYPVNVVISNNTINTSGDVAINAQEAGGLSNVTDDNIVNGKTVVYPGMEPSTGYDDNTYKYNGTVIHITPDNVDSYFDKNGIMNTSIEDGDVLIFEGNFNGKYFEISSSVKVLGENATFGNSSFRVKSDYVTLIGLNILNNDLNKINQWPVHVLEADYVFIYNCTLNITDNKTAYGIYLQDTKNDRLEGNIIEASGTLLTYGIVGYEVYNTAIKGSEDNTNYIMVYGTGEVHGYESGLCIDGAHLFNEIYRTYGILLLHSSNNTIANNLVNVTSKLNQESNGTNSIVGIDLYFDCFNNTVSNNEIYLEGKDPYMYGTGVLAAETGSGTTGASGNNFTLNTININGPYFTTGIIIGYKSNNTYVGQNRINLNSGMYTYGVTLEESNNSTLESNTIDGNGKRNYLVELYSSNGNTIATNTIEGNGDYTYGIAAYSGNNNVISGNVINAYGIPNSPVNSTGDHGDSIPLGIAGIYFIVNSENNFIENNTIATNGTYAVNMSSVNNYVVSNNLTALSRHGNNAVNYKNDNVFDNGYLTYNMDIVSGTTIKQGDKLIVSLKDSDGFALEGKEILFVISGKTYSRTTNENGTASITINLNPKTYPITVSFTGDSVSSMISKDVSLVVKSKSKTATVITPTVSNTVKKGSAYSFKLTDKNGNLLKNQKVKITIAGKSYTRTTNSNGMASININLRQGKYVTSIIYAGNSNYNSVTKKFNLVVRTSSVNTKIYVKSSTVKKGTDFVVTLKDQYGSLLVGQKVYIKICGKTYTKVTGSNGVAKIRINLNPKKYTIYTSYKGSGIFKKASTVRTNLLVKR, from the coding sequence TTGAGAAGTTACAAGCTTATGATATTTCTGGTTTTAATTATCGGAATCTTATCAATTGGTGCTGTAAGTGCAAGTGATTTGAATAATGCTTACACTTCGGATAACGGTTCTCAATTATTGGACAATTCAAATACTGTTGATATTAATTCATCTAATAATGTTGGAGCGGATTCCCAAGTTTTAAGTTCTACTGAAAATTATAGGAATTCTACAGTATCCCCATCAAATAATACTCCGATTAAAACTTCAAATACTATACAAGTAAGTTCAAGTAATTATGATACTTACTTTAATGATAGTGGTTTTGTTAAATCCGGAATATCCTCTGGAGATACTGTTGATTTAACAGGAACTTTCAATAATAAAAATTTCATATTCGATATTCCTGTTACTGTTACTTCAAGCTCCAATGCAAAATTAAATAATTGTACTGTTAAAATCACTAAAGGTGGTGACGGAAGTACAATAAGTAATCTACAATTTGAAAATTACCTTTCACATGGAATTGGAGTCTTTGTATCTAATGTTAGTGATGTGGTTATAAACAATATCAATTTTTATGGTGACGGAAATGGGGCATATGGTATTTTTTTAAACAATACCAATAACTCTAAAGTTATATCAAATAGGGTAACTACCAAGTCAGCTTCTTCTGATCAAAAATGGACTCGTCCAGCTATTGTTTTATCAAATTCTTTCTATAATATAATTGATAAAAACTATGTGGAAGTGGAAGATAGTAATGGTATTTATTTATCCAAATATAATGGTGGTGTATCTGATTACAACAATATTACAAACAATGTTGTAAATTATACATATGCCTCTGTTACTAGCTGGTCCTATGGTATAAATCTAATGGGTTCTTATAATATTGCAGAAAATAATACTGTAATAGGAGCTTACAGGGGTATAGTTACCCAAACCGGTGCTGGAAATCAGATTATAAACAATACTTTAATAAATCTAAATGGTGTTGATTATAGTACTGGTTCTATAACTGGCGGTGATTGTGCAATTGAATTAACTCCTAATTCCATAGCTATTGGGAATAAGATAATCAATTCCTCTGTTGCCAATGGTATTCATATATCTGGTGATAATGTAAATGTAATTAACAATACAATTGATTGTACCTTGGACAATAGTGTCGGTGTTAGTGTCGAAGGAAGCAATGCCAGTGTTGTAGGTAATCTGATCACTGCAAGAAGTAATGGTATATTTGTTGTTGGACCAATTTCAAATATCCTAATAAATAACAATACTGTTAACACCGATAGTATCGGCATACTTGTTAAAAAACAGTCAAGGGTTAAATATCCTGTAAATGTTGTTATATCAAACAATACCATTAATACAAGTGGAGATGTTGCAATTAATGCACAGGAAGCTGGAGGATTATCCAATGTAACCGACGACAATATTGTCAACGGTAAGACTGTGGTTTATCCTGGAATGGAACCTTCAACTGGGTATGATGACAATACCTATAAGTATAATGGTACTGTTATACACATCACTCCTGATAACGTAGACAGTTACTTTGATAAAAATGGAATAATGAACACTTCAATTGAAGATGGTGATGTTCTTATTTTTGAGGGTAACTTTAATGGTAAATACTTTGAGATTTCATCATCTGTAAAAGTGTTAGGTGAAAATGCTACCTTCGGTAATTCTAGTTTTAGAGTTAAAAGTGATTATGTTACATTAATCGGTTTAAACATTTTAAATAATGATTTAAACAAGATCAATCAATGGCCTGTACATGTTCTAGAGGCAGATTATGTATTCATATATAATTGTACCCTTAACATTACCGATAACAAAACCGCATATGGTATATATCTTCAGGATACTAAAAATGATAGACTTGAGGGTAATATTATTGAAGCTAGCGGTACTCTTTTAACCTATGGTATAGTTGGATATGAAGTATATAATACTGCAATTAAAGGTTCTGAGGATAATACAAACTATATCATGGTTTATGGTACTGGTGAAGTTCATGGATATGAGTCAGGATTATGTATTGACGGAGCACACTTATTTAATGAGATCTATAGGACATACGGTATTTTATTATTACACTCATCAAATAACACCATTGCAAATAACCTTGTAAATGTCACATCAAAACTTAATCAGGAATCTAATGGTACTAATTCAATAGTTGGTATTGACCTATACTTTGATTGTTTTAATAATACGGTTTCTAATAATGAAATTTATTTGGAAGGTAAAGATCCATATATGTATGGTACTGGTGTTTTAGCTGCTGAAACTGGTTCCGGTACAACCGGTGCTAGTGGAAATAACTTTACATTAAATACTATTAATATAAATGGTCCATACTTTACAACTGGAATTATTATTGGGTATAAATCAAACAATACCTATGTTGGTCAGAACAGGATAAATCTTAATTCAGGTATGTATACTTATGGAGTAACCCTTGAAGAATCAAATAATTCTACTTTGGAATCAAATACCATTGATGGTAATGGTAAACGTAATTATTTAGTAGAGTTATACTCTTCAAATGGCAATACTATAGCAACTAATACCATTGAAGGTAATGGGGATTATACCTATGGGATAGCTGCTTACTCAGGTAATAATAATGTTATTTCAGGTAATGTAATCAATGCTTATGGTATTCCAAACAGTCCTGTTAATAGTACTGGGGATCATGGTGATTCTATTCCTTTAGGAATTGCTGGTATCTACTTCATTGTAAATTCCGAAAATAACTTCATTGAAAACAATACAATTGCAACTAATGGAACATATGCCGTAAATATGTCTAGTGTTAACAACTATGTAGTATCCAATAATCTTACAGCTTTATCCAGACATGGAAACAATGCAGTTAACTATAAAAATGACAATGTCTTTGATAATGGATACTTGACCTATAATATGGACATAGTATCTGGAACCACAATTAAACAAGGAGATAAATTGATTGTATCTCTTAAAGATTCCGACGGTTTTGCTTTAGAGGGTAAAGAGATTTTATTTGTTATTTCTGGTAAAACTTATTCACGTACTACAAATGAAAATGGTACTGCTTCAATAACAATAAATCTTAATCCAAAGACTTATCCTATAACTGTTTCATTTACCGGAGACTCAGTTTCAAGTATGATAAGTAAGGATGTATCTTTAGTTGTAAAATCAAAATCTAAAACTGCTACTGTTATAACTCCTACTGTATCTAATACAGTTAAAAAAGGAAGTGCCTACAGCTTTAAACTTACAGATAAAAATGGAAACCTACTTAAAAATCAAAAAGTTAAAATTACCATTGCAGGTAAATCCTATACTAGAACAACCAATAGTAATGGTATGGCGTCAATCAATATTAACCTTAGACAAGGCAAATATGTAACATCTATAATCTATGCAGGTAATTCTAATTACAATTCTGTAACCAAGAAATTTAATCTAGTTGTAAGAACGAGTAGTGTAAATACTAAGATATATGTTAAATCCAGTACTGTTAAAAAAGGAACTGATTTTGTAGTAACTCTTAAAGATCAATATGGCTCTTTATTAGTTGGTCAAAAGGTTTATATTAAAATATGCGGTAAAACCTATACTAAAGTAACTGGTAGCAATGGTGTTGCTAAAATTAGAATAAACCTTAATCCTAAAAAATATACTATTTATACCTCATATAAAGGTAGCGGTATATTTAAGAAAGCAAGTACTGTAAGAACTAATTTACTTGTAAAAAGATAA